From the Mus musculus strain C57BL/6J chromosome 10, GRCm38.p6 C57BL/6J genome, the window AAAGCAACGACCTCCCGTGCTTGtgttgctttctcctttttttttttttattattattaggtattttcctcgtttacatttccaatgctatcccaaaagtcccccatacccacccccacaatcgcctacccacccactccccctttttggccttggcgttcccctgtactggggcatataaagtttgcgtgtccaatgggcctctctttccagtgatggccgactaggccatcttttgatacatatgcagctagagtcaagagctccggggtactggttagttcatattgagtCCCAGCTCATAAACTGGTCCTGTCTGTATATAGGGGAGTCTTCCCATTTAACTAACCTAGTCTTCTAAACTAGGCAGTGTCTCGCGGCTGCCCACAGGAGATTTGCCTCCATGGTGAGGCTAAGTCTCATCCATCTGTCAATCAGGATTAACTATCAGATACTCCTTGCCTACTTCAGGCTTTCCCCATGAACGtgtctagcctcaaactcttcaTTCCAGACTTACAACATAATTTCCTCTGTTCCTGGATCTGCGTCTGCTAGAAAGCTAGTGGCCTGTTCTTAGAGCATTGTTAGAACATCGAGGCTGGCTTCTGCATGGCGACTTTGATATGTCTTGCTGGGGTCATGTAGCTCAACCTTCGGTTCTGGTCTGCAAAGTGGCATCTGAATATCTCTGCCATCTAAGTCTACAcagaaaaagttaaaataaatagtGCGTATTTTCTTCAACATATTTCTACAAACCATCTTCTCAAATTCTATGTCTTAAGAGAATTATTATAATTTCACTGTTTTTACAGTGGTGTTCATCAGAATTCCATATGGAGCTTCTGACAAATTCTGATACTCATGTTCTGTAGGTAGGCTATAATTCAAATGGTCACGGGCAGTTCTCTAGCAAAGTTGAATAAGCTGTTGTTatctcaagatgtgagctctcaaacACGGCTTCAGAGCCTGTCTATCTACtcccatgttccctgccatggtggtcatggactcaccctctcaAACTGGAAGCAATAAAAAGTTAACTAAGAGGATTCCAGAAGTGGGATATTCCTGTGACAGGCCCACAATGCTCCTTTTTGGAAGATCGTGGGACTTAAGATTTAAAAAGTGGTTGAGTGCTGTATCCTGGGCTTACTGAGCCATTAGGAGCTTGGAATAAAGTAATGTTGAGAGCCATCTGGACAAAGCATCAGCTATATGGTTCTGACTTTAGTGTCATGGAGGATACAGCAGAAAGGGGTTGCATCTTCTGTGGTTAAGAAAGTCACTAAGAGTGTGGCAGGAGAGTTCCTGGATGGAGGCCTGAAGAAACCATTACAAGAAGCTATAAAAGTGAACCTTGGATTGCATTGGGGACCCAAAAATGGTGGGAGTGCCAGAACCATGGGATGCTACGTGGGAAAGTTGCACATAGGGAGTAGaaccaggcagagagagaagtgtgCTACAGTCAGCAAAGATGGAAGGATAGAGTCATGTAATGCCAGCCACTCTtgaatgaccaagcattcaaatctatgagctaTGGGGGCCACTCTTACTCAAACCATAACAATGTCCTAGTCAAACTTAATTTAATCAAAATACTACTTAATACAAAACGGAATAGCCATTATTAATAGcataaaaataaggaaacaaatgTGAAATAGCAGTTTTGAAGCGATATATTGTAGAGAGATTTATCTTTCAAGCCCCACTAAGCAAACACTGTATTACAAGCTGCCAACACACTTCTCATTTTGCTTTGCAGCCAGAGTCCAAAGAACACAAACtgaattttactattttaataaaataaaagtactaaAGCTTTTCAAGCTCATAGAAATCTAAGTACATTgattactctttttaaaaagatgttaattctttaaaaatgaaaactgacaATGAGAATAAATTTTTgtatttatgaaaataatattaCTATCACAATCACAGCAAAACTTAGAAGTATTTACAAATATAAATCTTATAAAatagatattgtatattatagaattttggaaatatttacaaaattttcAGTCTTCACTAAGTCCTTCTTATGACCAAAGAAATgatcataaaatataaaagtgaTATTATATCTCATTTCATTAATACTATTAATGTTAAATTTGCAACAAAATTAGATGCTATCTCAAATGTTAATTCAAGAGACAAAGTGACTGGGCATGGCAGCCCAAGCCTCAAGtctagtggttctcaactgtgGGGTGTAACCCCgagcctttcacaggggtcacatatctgatatcctgcatatcagatatttatttgTGATTCagatcagtagcaaaattacagccaCGAAGGAGCAATGAAAACCACTGTATggctgggggtcagcacaacatgagggacGGTCTGAAAGGGCCCAGtgttaggaaggatgagaactgctgctctaatcccagcactcaggagggagaggctgaTGGACTCTTGAGTTCCCACCAGCCTGGTCtttccagtgagctccaggacatcaAGACTATACACGGAGATCCATTcaagaaccaaacaaaacaaagcaatcgtGTCACAGTAATGATTacaagagaaatagaaaatagtCCTGATAACTGGAATCGGTGAAAATCATGACTCGTACAGTACTTACTATCTTTATGCTGGTTTTCAAACTCCTCAGATAGGAGATGGTAGCAACAACCCACACTGCAAACTGCCTTGACTTCAGCCTTGGATGTAAATATCCGCAGAGTACTGGGTGCAAGGTCACCACAGGTATGCAGTCCCACCATTAAACAGTCCTTTGGAGACAAGAAGAAAAATAGCAATTGACAAGAGTTAAAAAACTACACGGGTAAAGATTTTAAGTGTCTTTTTAAATATGTGGATCTTTTAAATGATTAATTCTACCTAAAAAGTATTATATATCATTTTATACTCAAAATGAGTAATTCCTTTTAGGCAAAATGGTAATACTTTCCTATTGCTTctatggggttttgtttgtttttgcttttttttttttaatttcttcattgaTATTTTCTCTCATTCCTTTTACAACTAATATTTGCTCAACAAATAGATACTGCAAATTAAAGGTTAAAATTAGGTCAAAAATGCAGCTACTCTGATAACCTGAGATTTGAAATGTTTATACGATACTAGCCAAATTTCTTTTATTTGCTGAACTTCTTTAGGCTGCTCAACTTTTATAAGAAACAGAAATGGTACTAAGTTGTCATTTCTAGTCAAATGCcaatacatttacttattttattcattgatcaaatttaacaaaataaaaatcaagatatGTAGTTTTTTTCCTCAAATTTCTAGCatgacttttatgtaaaaactgtCTTATGAAATTGTTTCCAGTTACTCAAATTCTAATTTaaatgtacttacatgtaatggAGTACAAATAGATACATGAATAGAATTTTGTCAATCTGGCAATCTTCTCAAAGTAATTTCTCAAAGTAATTTATTCTTATGTTGCTTGACATGAATCATAAAAGTAAATTAACAAAAGCAAGTGGGACTTCTCTGTAGAAAATCTGTGTCCATGTACTTTTGTATTTGGATTCAAAGAGTCTCAGGGAAGTTCGATGATCTTTTGAGATTTTAAGGAGATACCGTTAACATAAATAGTCCAGAGATCACACTAGGATTATATTTATGACTTGAATAGAGTCACAGCAacttctcagggttttttttttttcccacaacataaaaacaaaaccaaaagaaaacataaaccaTCATATCCTCCAATGCTCAGTCAAGAATTATCCATCTTAACAGCTTAATTTTTAAATACCAATTAAACTTAAATTTGAAGGAATAGATAAAGCCAGGCTTAGCAGTAAGAAGTCCTAGCAGTCAGGAGACTCAGGCAAGAGGACTGCTGCGAGTTTGAGGCtggtctgggctacataatgaattatAGGCTAGCCAGACTTATATAGCAAGACTGTGTCTTAAAACTAAACAAGttacaacaaaaaaaataaatatagatgACATAGTCTTTAAGAGATATCAAAGAATTAGTTAAGCCTCAATGAGTctaattatacaaaaaaaaaatatcagtatCACTAAGAACATAAGCTTGAGAAACAGCTGAATTTAGAGTCTGCTTCATTAGAAATATGATTTTGCAACTTTCGTTAACTTTCCAGTTTGTTATAGATTCCCTATGATAATGtctccaggctgtccttgaattcagggTCCCCTTGCTTCAATCTTTATGCTATCCCTAGCATATGCCACCACGATCAGGTTGCACAGTTCTAGTAATGTAATTCCAAgaatgttttgaaaaatttaagtgaCAAAATGCACTAAAATTTCGTATTTTACttataaaaattgttaaaaaataacCTAATTCCTGCTTTGAAATGCATGCAGACTAAGGGTCCATGGCTGGGGACGGGTGCACTGGAGAAGCAGCGGAGTGCTTAACAGCATTTCCTGCTCCTGCAGAGAAGGCAAGTTCGCTTCTCAGCATGCAGACTGGGCGCCTCGACTGCCCACAAGATAGATCCAGGGCATCCACCCTCTCTTCCCGCCTATGTAGCTGTGCACTCCCATGCACAAACTGTATAGAGACActtgcatatacacataatttaaaaataagaataacatCTCTAAAGTTGAAAATCAGTGACAGGGCAACCCTgtaaaaatcataaaacaaagaTTTAAATATCTAAAGAATTCCAGTATCTTTGCTTAGACATTTCTTTtagaaagatatttaaaaattaacaaagaatAATATTAACTTCAAAAGATCCTTAGTCTTCTAAAGGAGTCAGGCTACATCATCTCTGGCAGCTTCTGTATAACACTGTTATAACATCTAGTGGTAGTGCATTTGAGATACACTGCCTTCCAATTATAAACTTGACTacttagaaaatatgaaaatcttAAAGAATACTCATAGGCTATTACTCAGAAAATATTAAAACCTTAAAGAATAGGCTATTCCTGCTCTAGGAAACTGTGCTAGTTAATAACTCTGTGCTCATCTCCTCTCTAGCTGTTCTCACCATCCTGAACTGATCAAGTGTGCGCGCAGGGTTTTCCCCATGCTGTATGCTGTACCCCATGAACAGCTATAATCACGGTGTCAATTCAAAAcaagaaaattatgaaaatagACAGTTTTTGAATTAGAATTTAAACAACCTCTAAACTGTGGAAATTTGGCTTCCTGACTAGCAGTTGTGCTAGCTCTTCTACCTACAAGTGAAATGAGTAGAGGGTTTTGTATTCTACAGTGTACCCTTATTCAATGTTGACAGCTGTGGGCACAGTGAAAGCCAGTTAGGATTCTACTCTTGCTCTTTAGGATTACTCTGTCAGCTAAGATTACATTAATACAATAACAAGCTACTGAAACTGTATCTCTGTCAACAGCACTTTTGCAAACTAAAAAATTTGAAAGTCGAATCACCTCCAGATCTTCAATAATGTCATGCAATTGTGAATCAGCAGTGATGAAAGAGGTTAGTGGTGAATATATGCTTGAGTCCCTTGCCTTGGATGCcgtatttcttctctcttttctcagtCCAGACTTTTCTGTGTTCTGCACCTGTGATGAAGTAGGTTCGATGGCATCAACAGGTAAAAAGTCTATGAGAGAAAAGGCATCTTCAAAATAcaaattttcttcctcagctggcTGAGCAAGCACGTTTTTTTGCTGTTTTCTGATGACTGAAATTGCAGAGCCTGAGAAATCAGGCAAACCATCGGTGGCAGACAGGTCTGGATTCCCAAGCCTGCTCCTCTGCACGCTCTCAGCGTCCCCCTTACACTCCACTCCCTTTGGCACTTTCAACTCTCTGGGCCTTTCTGATGCCCAGCCGTTGGCGTCTGCTCTTGAGTGAGGGTGATACAGGCTCCAATGCTTCTTCAACTTCCTGTTTCTCTCCTTCGCGCCGTGAGTGTTAGTGTTTGAGGAATCGATGCCATAAACGTTCAAACCATATTTTAAGGACAAAAAGGAGCTTAGATAGCCTTTACCAGAACCCACGTCAATtatctgaagaaaacaaaacgGAAGAAACAGTCCATGTGTTTATTAAGATGAGTGACAAATGCAATATATCCTTTATATGCTATACTTGCTAATGTTTTgacttctattaaaaataaattactgaTCATTTTTATTCAACATTTTCCTGTTCCAGATTGTACAGTGAATCAAAGGAACAACTaaggaacaaaaataatattgaaaGCAAGGAAGAAACTATGTTTTTATCATATATTGGCACTATTATCTCCacagaaaattccaaagcttTAGATGCCAACAAAATTAACTGCTGTACTAAACCACGTGCCAAGGTGTTGGGATAACCATACACATTGCATCAACTGGGTATGAAGTTTGGTGCTCTCAGTTCTTAACGCTGTGTCAGCAGTGCCCAGCTAGCAGGACATGGAAAAGTTTGTCATTTTCTCACCTACCCACAAAGAAAGGCAAGCTGCTGTGGGGGAGAAATCTCTCCCACTATGCTCatagctttttgttttggttttttttgagaaagaagtgTGGTATTTGACCAACAAAGTGCTGTAGGCTGAAGCTTGTGCAGAAAAgcaacagaggagagagaggcagccGGACAAAAGCAGAAGGTGAGCAGGGAAATAGTGTGGTGAGAGATAAAGTGGAGGAGAAATCTGCTTAAGTTAGAGGGGCTGGCTGAGGGACCGTGCCAGTAGGCAGGACCCCCGAAAGTCCCACAATACAAAGTACCAAGGAAGTAGAGAGTACCACTGATCCCACAGAACATATATAACCCAACAGTAAGGAATGTTTGAATGCAAATGTTTTAAAACGAGACAATATAACAATACCTAGCAGTTAAGTTTAACAAAGGACAGAAGGTGCATACATTGAAAACTGTGACTGTCACATAAAACCCTGAAAGGTTAAACTGAGACACAGCTGAGATAGCTCATGTCATGAATCAACAATCTCAATACCAAGATGGCAATTATTCTCTTTCAACTCAGAGATCAACACAATCTTAATTGAGTCCAAAGACACTGAAAATCATATACTACAATTTATATGCAAATGCAAATCAACTGtaaataacaaaaacatttttcAGAAAGAATAAAGTTAAAAGATATTATTGGTTCAACAATTAACTTAATAGGCTCGGAAgaagactcagtgggtaaagagatTGTCTTGCAAGCATGATGACCTAAACTTagattcccagaagccacataaagTGGGGCAGGTATGAAAGCACCTACGAGCAAAGCACCAAGAAGCAGGACAGGATCCCTCCAGCAACCTGACATGCCAATCTGAATTGGCAGGGTCTGAGTTCAACAAAAAATGATGCTTCAATAAATAAAGTTGAGAGTGACCAAGGGAAGTCCACCAGATGTCAGCTTTGGGCTGTCACAagcacacccatacatacatcaTGCATACATGTTAAAGACGAATACAGACACTGGAGGCATactacacatgaatacacatgcaAAATATTAACATAAAACAATAACCCAAACAGATTAATAGTGCTCTAAGAACAGAtataaatcatcagggaaagatTCCGGAATTTTATAATATTAGGTAGACCACCCAAGGATGAAACAATCTTTTCAATAAATAATACTGTGGTAAAGAAGTAGCTAAATGGGAGGAAATAAGCTCTGCCTCTCACATAGGAAACACGTATTAAAAGCAGATTATGGGTCAAATTGTAAGACTAGATAGAATATACTTTGCAAGAGGACATGAAAATACAACCTTTGTGATCTAGAAATAGGCAAAGATTTTGTATACAGGACACAAGAGCAAGAATGACAAGATAGTTCAGAtagatttcattaaaaataaagcttttgctattcaaaatgtacagtttaaatttagaaaaaaatatcttttatgtgtttgttttaatttgtgtgcctgtgtgtgtgtgtttccttctaCCTCCTTCCACCCAAGgcctgaactcaggctgtcactCTTGGAGCTATGTGGGTTTCTCTGCTGCATCATCTTGCCAGCCTCTATACATTTAACATACATAGCTAAATGGAGTAGGGAGAGGGCTAACTAGCCTCCCCTGGGCTGAGGCGCTACTGACAGTTGATGGTGAGTAGGGAAGGCAGGTCAGTTTTCTACAGTCTTTTTAAGGGTGGGACCCAAGCAGGTAAAGCATGCTGCAGTGAGTAACCCCAAGCCCTGAGTAACACAGGCAGCACGGGCTGACTTGGGCTATACAGAAAGAGGGAACCAATGTTGGGAGGAGAACAGAGGGGGTTAAAAATTCATACTTCCAATACACAGTGGCACAGAGCAAACGTTTTCATTAAAAAGGGAGGATGGGGATATGGTGACCAAGGATTGAACTAAAGCAATACTGAAACACGTTAGGGAAAACCACAGAACTCTGACATTCTAACAGCTCAGGCTGTGCACAGTAACTCAGGCTTCCCAGTCACAATGGCCTCTCTGGATCTCCTCGCTGGGACTTTGACTGCCACATGCTGCCAAGTCTTAGTGACCCTGTGAAATTACGGAGGAAGGAAACATGACCAGCTCAATCTTACATCTTTTACGCCTCCAAAACAATACCACGTGGCAACACTGTCAGGTTCCAGTGCCAGCTCAGGACAGAGCCTGCCCCATCTGGACCCTGGTTTCAGTAAGTTCTGTAGGCTGAAGGCGGTGGCTTTCTTAGGTATCTACCTTCCGGGAATAGAAAACCTCTTTGACTCTTTCTTTTCACACTTTTGACCCTAAAGTGTATAGGGTCTTGCTCTCTAGGtacctgtgatggctattcttggctgTCAATACAGGCCTTTGAGATGTGAAGGCACATTAGTTTATTAGTATCTTTTGAAGTGGAAGATCCACCTCTAATCTGATCCATGCCTTCTGCTTGAAGCCTCTATAAGGatatggaagaagaaagctttttctctttgcctgcttgctctctcaCCTCACCAGCAAGTCCATTCTTTCCTAGGAATTCCAGCCTGTCTCTCAAGAATTCCAGTATATACTAAAGACCAGCCTTTTTCTTATTCTAGCTTGATGTGGCTCATGACAGATCTTTCAAGGAAGATTTAAGAACTGTGTGTAATCTCTttgttaagtaaaataaacacGGAAAGGAAAGTTGAGGAGAGGAGGATGCCGTGGGGAACAACAGTCCACTAAAATGTAGAAGTAGGAAAGGAAACCTGAGTGATACCAAAGATGAGTAAGACTTGTAAGGAAATATTCTTACCTGCTTTAAGCCACAGTAATCAGCAATACTGCAGATTAGCTCTGACATTGCCTGAACCTCATGAGATTTTTTTGTATTCATAAACTCAATTGCCTTCACATTTTCATCTgaacaaacataaagaaaattagaatacTGCTATATGAGAA encodes:
- the Mettl25 gene encoding methyltransferase-like protein 25 isoform X4, with the protein product MNTKKSHEVQAMSELICSIADYCGLKQIIDVGSGKGYLSSFLSLKYGLNVYGIDSSNTNTHGAKERNRKLKKHWSLYHPHSRADANGWASERPRELKVPKGVECKGDAESVQRSRLGNPDLSATDGLPDFSGSAISVIRKQQKNVLAQPAEEENLYFEDAFSLIDFLPVDAIEPTSSQVQNTEKSGLRKERRNTASKARDSSIYSPLTSFITADSQLHDIIEDLEDCLMVGLHTCGDLAPSTLRIFTSKAEVKAVCSVGCCYHLLSEEFENQHKDRCANENWGFPMCHYLKEERWCCGRNARMSACLALQRVAVGQGLPTESLFYRAVLQNIIKDYYGISKCEQHVGKIYSKCSSFLEYVRMSLKKLGLDESKRHFQELQSVCCVLCSRWEQNLLDVFYVRLIYDRPGCSLCPMVGFLNVSEEIIMDYYENYKPRMNELEAFNMLKVVLAPCIETLILLDRLCYLKEQDGVAWSALVKLFDPVQSPRCYAVIALKKQCDRG
- the Mettl25 gene encoding methyltransferase-like protein 25 isoform 2 (isoform 2 is encoded by transcript variant 3); the encoded protein is MNTKKSHEVQAMSELICSIADYCGLKQIIDVGSGKGYLSSFLSLKYGLNVYGIDSSNTNTHGAKERNRKLKKHWSLYHPHSRADANGWASERPRELKVPKGVECKGDAESVQRSRLGNPDLSATDGLPDFSGSAISVIRKQQKNVLAQPAEEENLYFEDAFSLIDFLPVDAIEPTSSQVQNTEKSGLRKERRNTASKARDSSIYSPLTSFITADSQLHDIIEDLEDCLMVGLHTCGDLAPSTLRIFTSKAEVKAVCSVGCCYHLLSEEFENQHKDRCANENWGFPMCHYLKEERWCCGRNARMSACLALQRVAVGQGLPTESLFYRAVLQNIIKDYYGISKCEQHVGKIYSKCSSFLEYVRMSLKKLGLDESKVSEEIIMDYYENYKPRMNELEAFNMLKVVLAPCIETLILLDRLCYLKEQDGVAWSALVKLFDPVQSPRCYAVIALKKQCDRG
- the Mettl25 gene encoding methyltransferase-like protein 25 isoform X5: MNTKKSHEVQAMSELICSIADYCGLKQIIDVGSGKGYLSSFLSLKYGLNVYGIDSSNTNTHGAKERNRKLKKHWSLYHPHSRADANGWASERPRELKVPKGVECKGDAESVQRSRLGNPDLSATDGLPDFSGSAISVIRKQQKNVLAQPAEEENLYFEDAFSLIDFLPVDAIEPTSSQVQNTEKSGLRKERRNTASKDCLMVGLHTCGDLAPSTLRIFTSKAEVKAVCSVGCCYHLLSEEFENQHKDRCANENWGFPMCHYLKEERWCCGRNARMSACLALQRVAVGQGLPTESLFYRAVLQNIIKDYYGISKCEQHVGKIYSKCSSFLEYVRMSLKKLGLDESKRHFQELQSVCCVLCSRWEQNLLDVFYVRLIYDRPGCSLCPMVGFLNVSEEIIMDYYENYKPRMNELEAFNMLKVVLAPCIETLILLDRLCYLKEQDGVAWSALVKLFDPVQSPRCYAVIALKKQCDRG
- the Mettl25 gene encoding methyltransferase-like protein 25 isoform X7, translated to MNTKKSHEVQAMSELICSIADYCGLKQIIDVGSGKGYLSSFLSLKYGLNVYGIDSSNTNTHGAKERNRKLKKHWSLYHPHSRADANGWASERPRELKVPKGVECKGDAESVQRSRLGNPDLSATDGLPDFSGSAISVIRKQQKNVLAQPAEEENLYFEDAFSLIDFLPVDAIEPTSSQVQNTEKSGLRKERRNTASKDCLMVGLHTCGDLAPSTLRIFTSKAEVKAVCSVGCCYHLLSEEFENQHKDRCANENWGFPMCHYLKEERWCCGRNARMSACLALQRVAVGQGLPTESLFYRAVLQNIIKDYYGISKCEQHVGKIYSKCSSFLEYVRMSLKKLGLDESKVSEEIIMDYYENYKPRMNELEAFNMLKVVLAPCIETLILLDRLCYLKEQDGVAWSALVKLFDPVQSPRCYAVIALKKQCDRG